Genomic segment of Vibrio celticus:
AGGCCAAAGTGGAAACATTACACAACGAACTGAAACAACTGATCATCGACGCATTGAACCTTGAAGACATGAGTATTGATGAGATTGAAACGGAAGCTCCACTATTTGGTGATGGACTTGGATTAGACTCTATTGATGCGCTAGAGCTTGGTCTTGCTATCAAGAAGAAGTACAACATCGTTATCGATGCCGACGATTCAAACACTCGCCAGCACTTTGCATCCGTTGAAAACCTAGCAAATTACATCTCATCTCAAACGAACAACTAGACAGATCTTTATGACACAAGCTAACCAACAAGAAGTATACAACCAGGTTAAAGATGCGCTGATTGAGCTGTTCGAGCTTGATGCTGAAGATATCACGCCTGAAGCACACCTTTATCTTGATCTAGACCTAGACAGCATTGATGCGGTTGATTTGGTCGTTCA
This window contains:
- a CDS encoding phosphopantetheine-binding protein; this encodes METLHNELKQLIIDALNLEDMSIDEIETEAPLFGDGLGLDSIDALELGLAIKKKYNIVIDADDSNTRQHFASVENLANYISSQTNN
- a CDS encoding acyl carrier protein is translated as MTQANQQEVYNQVKDALIELFELDAEDITPEAHLYLDLDLDSIDAVDLVVHLQNVTGKKIKPEEFKAVRTVNDVVESVVELLKDA